ATGACCACACCCGGCCCGATGAGGTTCGGTCCGGCGACGGCGCCGATGGTCGTCGACCAGACGACCAACGACAGATCGCGGCCGCGGCGCTCGGGTTCCGCAATGTCCGTCGCGGCGAAGCGCGCCTGAAGTCCCACCGCCGTACCCACTCCGAGCAGCGCGAAGCCCACGAGCAGCAAAGGGAAGAACTGCAGTCCGGTTGCGAGGACCGTCAACACGGACCCGACAGCTCCCAGGAGCGCCCCGAGGGCCAGCGCCGGTCGACGCCCCAGCCGTTGCGCAAGCCTCGCGAGGGGAATGGATGCCACGGCCGCACCCAGTGTGGATGCCGTGGCCGCGGCCCCCGACAGGCTCTCCCCCGCTATCTCGTTGGCGATGACCGCACCCATCGCGAGGGTCGCGCCCTGTCCGAGCCCCTGGAGCACCTGTCCGGCAACCAGCACCCCGACGATTCGGGACTGGGCGGCTCGTGTACTCACGTACCTAGTCTGCTCGCGATCGTCTATCCCCGGCACCGGTAGACTGGAGCACGTCACCCCACCGGCAACTCTCGGGAGCTCATCGTGCCCACCATCGTCGTCGAAGTCATGCCCAAGGCCGAACTTCTCGACCCTCAGGGCAAGGCTGTCGCCGGTGCCCTCCACCGTCTCGGCAAGAGCGAGTTCACGGGCGTTCGCGTCGGCAAGCGTTTTGAGCTCACCGTCGACGGCCCGGTCGACGAGTCAGTGCTCGCCGAGGTGCGCGCGATCGCCGAGGACATGCTGGCCAACACGGTCATCGAGGACGTCGTGAGCGTGCACGCCGCGGCGACCGAGACGGTCGCGGCGGGCGAGACCCACTGACATGGCTACCCGCATCGGTGTCATCACCTTCCCCGGCTCACTGGATGACCGGGACGCCCAGCGCGCGGTCCGCCTCGCTGGTGCAGAGCCCGTGGCCCTGTGGCACGGCGAACATGACCTTCACGGCGTCGACGCAATCGTGCTCCCCGGCGGGTTCAGCTACGGCGATTACCTTCGCTGCGGCGCGATCGCGGCACGCTCCCCCATCATGAGTGAGGTCATCGATGCCGCGAACGGCGGGATGCCCGTCCTCGGCATCTGCAATGGCTTCCAGATCCTCGTGGAATCGCATCTCCTCCCCGGCGGCCTCATCCGCAACGATCACGGCGACTTCATCTGCCGCGACCAGCGCCTGCGCGTCGAGAACGCGTCGACCGACTGGACGAACGACTTCGTGGAGGGGCAGGAGATCACCATTCCCCTCAAGAACGGCGAGGGCGGATTCATCGCGGATGCCGAGACCATTGCACGCCTCGAGGGCGAGGGCCGCGTGGTCTTCCGGTACCTCGACGTGAACCCCAACGGCTCGATCAACGACATCGCAGGTATCACCAACGATCGCGGCAACGTCGTCGGCCTTATGCCCCACCCCGAGCACGCCACCGAACCCGGCTTCGGCCCGGACACTCCCGCGGCCATGCGGTCGGGTATCGATGGTCTCGCTTTCTTCACGAGCGCCGTCACCGCGCTCGTGGCCTCAGCGTGACCCCGAAGTTTGTCTTCCGTGCCGCGGCGATCGCCGAGGCGATCACGTGGACTCTCCTCATCGCAGCGCTCGTTGTCAGGGCGACGACGGACTTCGCGCTGGGTGTGACGATCGCCGGGGGCATCCACGGTTTCGTGTTCCTCGCGTACGGTGCCACCGCTGTGCTCCTCGCCGTGAACCAGCACTGGCACCCGGGGGTCGCCGCGACGGCGATCGTGAGCGCGGTCATCCCGTACGCCACGATCCCCGTTGAAATGTGGCTCGCGCGTTCGGGTCGCCTCGACGGAGGCTGGCGTCGCGAGCAAACCGATGACCCTCGTGACCGCGTGTGGATCGACAGGCTTGCACGCTGGTTCATCCGCCACCCGCTCGTGCTGCTGGTCACGATTGCGGCCGCGGTTGTGGTGCTCTTTGTGGTGCTGCTCTCGCTCGGGCCTCCGAAGCTGCCCGGGTCGGACTAGGCCTTCTCCCACGCCTGGCGAATGAGCGCCTCGAGCACATCCTCGTCCACGGCGTCGAGCCGCTTAATGTAGAGACATCCCTTGCCGGTGGTGTGTGGTCCGAGCTTGTCGAGCAGGGGATCCGCGGGTCCGTAGTGATTCTGAACGCCGTAGACCGAGATCGCGGCCTTCCTCGGGGAGAACCCCACGATGAACATGTCGTTGGTGCCCGTCGTATTCGTATAGGGCTTCGAGCCGAACCCCACCATGGTGGGACCCCACATCACGGCAGGTTCCCCCGTCACCCTTTCCATGAGCGCGCGCAGGCTGTGACCTTCTGCCCGTCGTCGTGCCTCGGGAACTCCCTCGAGAAACGCGGTCACATCCGCGTCTGTTGGCCGCGTCGCAATCGTCATGTCGGGAGACTACTGCTTTGGCTCGTCGTCGTGCGAGCGAAATCTGTCCCCGCGGGCTTCCGCGTCGGGTGTCCCACTGAACAGGGCGTCGCCGGATGCCCCGGCCCCCGCCCCACGGCGCTTCTGCGTGACCGGCTCGACGAGCTCGACCCTCGTTCGCGGCATCCCGCCACGTTGCCGCTGGACCCACTCGACCAACCGCTCGCGCACGGCGACGCGCAGGTCCCACAGGGTTCCGGCGTCGGGTGCGCTCACGAGCACCCGAACCTGGATCATGCCGCCCTCCGCGCTGGTCACCTGAACGTTGCCGACGCGGCCATCCCATTGCTCCGTCTCGGCCAGCACGCGGTGAAGTTCCTCGCGAAGTCCCGTCGTGGAGATCGTCCAATCGACGTCGAGCATGACGGAGCCGAGCAGCGCGCTGTCCCGCCGGGTCCAGTTCTCGAACGGAGTTGTCGTGAAGTAGGTGGAAGGCAAAACAAGGCGCCGATCGTCCCAGATGTGCACCACCACGTAGGTGAGGGTGATGTCCTCGATGCGGCCCCACTCGCCCCCTGCGATTACCACGTCGTCGACACGAATCGCATCGCTGAGGGCCAGCTGCACACCCGCGAACACGTTCGAGAGCAACGATTGAGCGGCGATACCGGCGACGAGGGACACGATGCCGGCAGAGGCCAGGATGCTCGCGCCGAAAGCCTGAACCGCGGGGAACGTGAGCAGCGCCGCCCCCACCCCAATAAGCCAGACGACCACGACGGCGACCTGACGCAACACCCGCAACTGGGTGTGGACCCTTCGCGCGACGCGATTGTCGGCGACGCCGAGGTCGTACCGAGAATCGGCGAGGGTGAACCCGAAGCGCACGAATCCGGTCGCAAGCCAGGTGAGAGCGAGGATGAAGACGACGAGCGCAGCACCCGAGATTGTTGGTCGGAACGACGCATCCGCGAACACCACGGTAAGCCCGATCCAGAGCAGAACCACCCCGACGAACACCCGGAACGGTAGCCGGGTGTACGTGATGAGAAGGTGCCGCCAGGATCGATCCTTGCCGAGAAGCCTCACGACACCCGAGGCGATCAGGCCAAAGATCCACGCTCCCGCGATGGCCGCGGCGACCGTGATTCCGACGCCGAGCGCAGCTGTCCAATCGAACACGGTCATACGAGGAAGATCGGGATCGACCCGGGGTTGCGCGCGTGCACAATCACGAGGAACACGATCGCGTCGAAGAGGAGGTGCACGGTGAGAACGTACGGGAGGGAACGGGTCTGGAAGTAGATCCAGCCTTGGAGAAGCGCGAACGGGATGGTGAGCAGCGGCCCCCAGGCCTGGTACCCGAGTTCCCACAGGAACGAGACGAAGATGATCGTCTGCAGGATGTTCGCCTGCCAGATTGGGAAGTGCCGTTTGAACAGCACAAACACCGTGAGGATGAAGAAGAGTTCGTCCCACGTGCCGACAGCGTTCACCCCGACGAACAGGCGCAAGATCTCGTGCCACTCGTAGACCGCAGGCCAGTTGAGGTACACACCCGAGGTGATGAAGTAGAACGGCAGTATCGCCCAGCCGAGAATGAGCACGAGCACCAGGTAGCCCCACTGCACTCGTGACCACGGCCAGCCGCCTCTCCAGCGGAAACGGATCGTGTAGTCGCGATAGACGAAGCGCGACACTAGGTAGGGCACCGCAACGGCGAGGGCGAGCACAAGACCCAGAAGGAAGAAGTTGCCCCACGAGATGTCCGCCTCCACCGACACGGTGGAGACGATGACCATGCCCAAGGCGATGAGCGAGAGGTCCTTCGCCAGTCCGCTGGTGAGAGCGCGGCGGTCGAGCAGGTAGGCGATGACGAGGGATGCCACGAGCATCCCGTATCCGGCGATGATCACACCGACGGAAGCGTGACGCCACGCGAACAGGAACAGCGCCGAGGTCGACAGCAGGATGCCCGGCAGGAGCGCCCACGAGAGTGCGGGCTTCGGAGCATCCATCACGTCGGCGGGCACTCCTCCACCCTACGTGCCCCGAGTCGCGCGCGAGTTGGCGCCAGACGACCAAACCGCCCTCGCGAGCATCGATTCGCGACAACTCGACCGCCCTGTGGAGCGGACAGGGCGAGAAACGGGCCGGACCGGCAAGCTCGGGGCATGCCTCGCCGCGTCCCACTCCCTCCCGAACTTCACGGTCGAGCGTTCCGGGTCGCCGATGCCCGTTCATTGGGCATGCGCGAGGGGCGCTTGCGCGGTCCCGATCTCACGGACATTCACCGGGGCGCTCGGGCACCGGCCATCCTGGACCCCGACGATCTCCTCCACGCGTGCGCCGCCTATACCCCACTCCTCGGAAACCACCACTTCAGCCATCTCACCGCCGCACGACTGTGGGGATGCCCTCTCCCCACCTCCTTCAACCGGCATGAGCCGCTCCACGTCTCGACCCCATATCCGGGGCGCGCGCCTCGCCGCCCGGGTATTCACGGCCATCAGGTGCGCGACCCTCGCACCTCTGCACGATTCGGCTTCCCGATCAGCGATGCGGCGAGCACGTGGCTCGCGCTTGCGACCGCGCTGTCGATCGAGGAGCTCGTGGTGTGTGGCGACCATCTCGTGCTGAGCCCGCACGTGCTCGACCCGCACGATCCTCGCCCGTACGTGACGGTGGAGGAACTTGAGCAGCGCGCATCGCTCCATGCAGGCCGCGGGTCGAGAGCCGCGGCATCCGCGCTCCGCATGATCAGACCGGGCGCAGAGTCTCGGCCAGAGACGCGGTTGCGACTTCTCCTCGTCGGGGCAGGTTTACCCGAACCGGAGGTGAACGTCCCCGTGACGGATGCCGCGGGGCGCTGGCTCGGTCGAGGTGACCTCGTCTACCGGCGCTGGTCGACCGTGGTGGAGTACGACGGGGATCACCATCGAACCGACGACATTCAGTACGACCGGGACATCACGCGCATCGACGCATTCCACGCGGCGGGCTGGAATGTCGTGCGCGTGCGCAAGCGCGGCCTCTCGATCGCCCGGGGGGACACCGTAGCGCGGGTCGTCCGCGCCCTGCGTGACCACGGCTGGAACCCGAGTTGACGCTAATCGACCAAACCGCCCTCGCCAGCATCGGTTCGTGACAACTCGCAGAGGTCACCGTCACCCCCGGTAGAATCGGGTAGTTCTCACGCCCCCGTTCCTTGGAGCCTCGTGACCCCCACCTCCGGTGCTGACACCGTTTCGAATGCCGCCGCGACCCCGGAGAAGGAGCAGCCCTACGGCGCGCTCGGTCTCAAGGACAACGAATACGCGCAGATCCGCGAGATTCTCGGCCGCCGCCCCACGAGCGGCGAGCTTGCCATGTACTCGGTGATGTGGAGCGAGCACTGCTCCTACAAGAGCTCCAAAAAGTATCTGCGCCAGTTCGGCCAGAAGGTCTCCGACAACATGAAGAAGAACCTCATGGTCGGCATGGGCGAGAACGCGGGTGTCATCGACGTCGGCGAGGGCTGGGCCGTGACCTTCAAAATCGAGTCACACAACCATCCGTCGTACATCGAGCCGTTCCAGGGTGCCGCGACCGGTGTCGGCGGCATCGTGCGCGACATCATCTCCATGGGCGCTCGCCCCGTAGCTGTGATGGATGCCCTCCGCTTCGGCAAGATCGACGACCCCGACACCGCGCGCGTCGTGCACGGTGTTGTGTCGGGTATCTCCTTCTACGGAAACTGCCTCGGGCTGCCGAACATCGGCGGCGAGACCTGGTTCGACCCGGTGTACCAGGCAAACCCCCTCGTCAACGCGCTCGCCGTGGGTGTGCTCCGCCACGAGGACCTGCACCTCGCCAACGCGCGCGGCGTAGGCAACAAGGTCGTGTTGTTCGGTGCGCGCACCGGTGGCGACGGCATCGGCGGGGCATCCATTCTCGCGTCGGACAGCTTCTCCGAGGGCGGGCCGACGAAGCGCCCCGCCGTGCAGGTCGGCGACCCGTTCGCCGAGAAAGTGCTCATCGAGTGCTGCCTCGAGCTCTTTGCCGGTGACCTCGTGGAGGGCATCCAGGATCTGGGTGCCGCCGGTATCTCGTGCGCGACGTCCGAGCTTGCCTCGAATGGCGACGGCGGCATGGTCATCGACCTCGAGAAGGTGCTGCTGCGTGATCCGTCGCTCACGGCCGAGGAGATCCTCATGTCGGAGAGCCAGGAGCGCATGATGGCGATCGTGACGCCCGAGAAGCTCGAGGGCTTCCTCGCGGTCACCGCCAAGTGGGATGTCGAGACGAGTGTGCTGGGCGAGGTCACCGATACGGGTCGCCTGGTCATCAACTGGCACGGCGAGGAGATCGTCAATGTCGACCCGCGCACGGTCGCCGTCGACGGCCCCGTGTACGACCGTCCCGTCGAGTACCCCACATGGATCGACGCGCTCCAGGCCGACTCGGCCTCGCGCCTGCCGCGCTCCACCGACCTTCGTGCCGACCTGATGCAGCTGATCGGCAGTCCCAACCTCGCCGACAAGACCTGGATCACCAACCAGTACGACCGCTACGTCATGGGCAATACCGCCCTCTCGTTCCCCGACGACGGCGGCATGGTGCGCGTGGACGAGGAATCGGGTCTGGGTTTCGCCGTGGCCACGGATGCCAACGGCCGCTACTGCCAGCTCGACCCCTACCGCGGCGCACAGCTTGCGCTGGCCGAGGCGTACCGCAACGTCGCCGCGACGGGTGCAACGCCGGTCGCGGTCTCCGATTGCCTCAACTTCGGTTCACCCGAGAACCCCGAGGTCATGTGGCAGTTCTCGAAGGCTGTTGAGGGCCTCGCCGATGGATGTCTCGAGCTCGAGATCCCCGTCACCGGCGGCAACGTCTCCTTCTACAACCAGACCGGCGACGTGCCCATCCACCCAACTCCCGTCGTTGCCGTTCTCGGCACGATCGACGACGTCGCACGCCGCATCCCCTCCGGTTGGCAGGACGAGGGCAACAACATCTACCTGCTCGGCACCACACGTGACGAGCTGGACGGTTCGGCCTGGGCGGGTGTCATCCATGACCACCTCGGTGGGCTTCCTCCCGTGGTCGACCTGGCCGCCGAGCAGACGCTGGCCGGCCTCATCGCGGGTGGCGCGCAGGAGAGCCTCATCGCGTCGGCACACGACCTCGCCGATGGCGGACTCGGCACGGCACTCGTCGACAGCGTGCTTCGCTTCGGCGTTGGCGCGCGTGTCTGGATCTCGGAAATCATGGAACGCGACGGGGTCGACGCGACCGCGGCCCTCTTCAGCGAGTCGACGGGGCGGATGATCGTTTCGGTGCCGCGCGAAGATGACGTGAAGTTCCGCGGACTGTGCGAGGGGCGCGGCTACCCCGTGCTGCGCATTGGCGTGACGGAGAACTCGGGTCAGCTCGAGGTGCAGGATCACTTCACGCTTCGGGTGAGCGACCTGCTCGCCACGAACTCGGACACGCTGCCCGCCGCCTTCGGCCCGGTCGTGGGAGCGCGAGCCTAGGCGCTAGCTTCCGCGGAGAACCTCCGCGCCGCGCGACCGAAGGTCGTCTTCCACGTCCGCAACGGGAACTTCGTGTGTGTCGGTCCAGATTCTGGGGGGACGAACCGACCGCGAAGAACCCTCGTCTGGACGACCAGGAAGTGCGCGCGGCGCGGAGGGCTTGTGGGCAACCGACCAGGAGCGAGCGAACCGACGATGTCGGGGACGCTGCAGCCACAGCACGGTTGCAAGCAAGGCGGTGGCACCCAACGACACGAGTGCTGCAATGATGAGCAGCGTCTCGGTGATCGTCATGTGCACCAGGGATGTTGCGACGAGAGTCGCCGCTCCTTCATCCCTGCCTCCAGATAAGAGAGGGCCAGGGGCGAGATCGCTTACGCGAATTTCGGAGAAATTTCGAGAATTCAGTGCGTCGTGAGGGTGATAACGCCGATGGCGTACTGATCGCCGTTCGTTGACGCCGAAACCGTGGCGCGCGCATGCACCAGAGGGCTCGGCGCGAAGCTCCCAACATCTACGCCAAACGAGTTCGTGTGTGATGCCCCCGCGGCCAGCGAGTAGAAGTGGTTGTCCGGGGCTGCACCGTCTCGCGTCAGACCGATCCCGTCCATGGTGATCGTGTCACCAGCGGTGCCGGCGTCTCCTTCCCATGCCACAACACCCGCGGTCACCATCGAGTCATTTTTGCCGGAGACGGTGAACGACACGTCCGAATCAATGACCGGCTCGAACCCATCGAAGACAGCGACTCGCGCACTGGGCACCGTGTCGTCGTCGTAGACAACGACCAGCGCCCAGCCTGCGTGGATGTTCGTTCCCGCGACCTCTCCCGCCGCAACGCTCGCGAGCGGGCCGACTGCGGCATTCGCCGCAGCCCAGGTTCCACTTCCCCCACCAGACACGATGGCGGTGACATCCGCGAAGGACTGGTAGTTCTCGCCGAGCGAGAACTCGGCTCGGTCTACGCGGGACGCGGCGACCGCGGTGAGCTGCCCGTCCGGGGTGAGCAGGTCGATCGAGCCCAGCACACCATCGGACGCGCCCAGGGGAATCGGCGCCGACCAATAGAGACCCGCGAAAACGACATCGG
This genomic window from Antiquaquibacter oligotrophicus contains:
- the purS gene encoding phosphoribosylformylglycinamidine synthase subunit PurS yields the protein MPTIVVEVMPKAELLDPQGKAVAGALHRLGKSEFTGVRVGKRFELTVDGPVDESVLAEVRAIAEDMLANTVIEDVVSVHAAATETVAAGETH
- the purQ gene encoding phosphoribosylformylglycinamidine synthase subunit PurQ, which gives rise to MATRIGVITFPGSLDDRDAQRAVRLAGAEPVALWHGEHDLHGVDAIVLPGGFSYGDYLRCGAIAARSPIMSEVIDAANGGMPVLGICNGFQILVESHLLPGGLIRNDHGDFICRDQRLRVENASTDWTNDFVEGQEITIPLKNGEGGFIADAETIARLEGEGRVVFRYLDVNPNGSINDIAGITNDRGNVVGLMPHPEHATEPGFGPDTPAAMRSGIDGLAFFTSAVTALVASA
- a CDS encoding DUF3817 domain-containing protein, encoding MTPKFVFRAAAIAEAITWTLLIAALVVRATTDFALGVTIAGGIHGFVFLAYGATAVLLAVNQHWHPGVAATAIVSAVIPYATIPVEMWLARSGRLDGGWRREQTDDPRDRVWIDRLARWFIRHPLVLLVTIAAAVVVLFVVLLSLGPPKLPGSD
- a CDS encoding DUF1801 domain-containing protein; this encodes MTIATRPTDADVTAFLEGVPEARRRAEGHSLRALMERVTGEPAVMWGPTMVGFGSKPYTNTTGTNDMFIVGFSPRKAAISVYGVQNHYGPADPLLDKLGPHTTGKGCLYIKRLDAVDEDVLEALIRQAWEKA
- a CDS encoding mechanosensitive ion channel family protein; protein product: MTVFDWTAALGVGITVAAAIAGAWIFGLIASGVVRLLGKDRSWRHLLITYTRLPFRVFVGVVLLWIGLTVVFADASFRPTISGAALVVFILALTWLATGFVRFGFTLADSRYDLGVADNRVARRVHTQLRVLRQVAVVVVWLIGVGAALLTFPAVQAFGASILASAGIVSLVAGIAAQSLLSNVFAGVQLALSDAIRVDDVVIAGGEWGRIEDITLTYVVVHIWDDRRLVLPSTYFTTTPFENWTRRDSALLGSVMLDVDWTISTTGLREELHRVLAETEQWDGRVGNVQVTSAEGGMIQVRVLVSAPDAGTLWDLRVAVRERLVEWVQRQRGGMPRTRVELVEPVTQKRRGAGAGASGDALFSGTPDAEARGDRFRSHDDEPKQ
- a CDS encoding CPBP family glutamic-type intramembrane protease, translated to MPADVMDAPKPALSWALLPGILLSTSALFLFAWRHASVGVIIAGYGMLVASLVIAYLLDRRALTSGLAKDLSLIALGMVIVSTVSVEADISWGNFFLLGLVLALAVAVPYLVSRFVYRDYTIRFRWRGGWPWSRVQWGYLVLVLILGWAILPFYFITSGVYLNWPAVYEWHEILRLFVGVNAVGTWDELFFILTVFVLFKRHFPIWQANILQTIIFVSFLWELGYQAWGPLLTIPFALLQGWIYFQTRSLPYVLTVHLLFDAIVFLVIVHARNPGSIPIFLV
- the purL gene encoding phosphoribosylformylglycinamidine synthase subunit PurL — encoded protein: MTPTSGADTVSNAAATPEKEQPYGALGLKDNEYAQIREILGRRPTSGELAMYSVMWSEHCSYKSSKKYLRQFGQKVSDNMKKNLMVGMGENAGVIDVGEGWAVTFKIESHNHPSYIEPFQGAATGVGGIVRDIISMGARPVAVMDALRFGKIDDPDTARVVHGVVSGISFYGNCLGLPNIGGETWFDPVYQANPLVNALAVGVLRHEDLHLANARGVGNKVVLFGARTGGDGIGGASILASDSFSEGGPTKRPAVQVGDPFAEKVLIECCLELFAGDLVEGIQDLGAAGISCATSELASNGDGGMVIDLEKVLLRDPSLTAEEILMSESQERMMAIVTPEKLEGFLAVTAKWDVETSVLGEVTDTGRLVINWHGEEIVNVDPRTVAVDGPVYDRPVEYPTWIDALQADSASRLPRSTDLRADLMQLIGSPNLADKTWITNQYDRYVMGNTALSFPDDGGMVRVDEESGLGFAVATDANGRYCQLDPYRGAQLALAEAYRNVAATGATPVAVSDCLNFGSPENPEVMWQFSKAVEGLADGCLELEIPVTGGNVSFYNQTGDVPIHPTPVVAVLGTIDDVARRIPSGWQDEGNNIYLLGTTRDELDGSAWAGVIHDHLGGLPPVVDLAAEQTLAGLIAGGAQESLIASAHDLADGGLGTALVDSVLRFGVGARVWISEIMERDGVDATAALFSESTGRMIVSVPREDDVKFRGLCEGRGYPVLRIGVTENSGQLEVQDHFTLRVSDLLATNSDTLPAAFGPVVGARA